The Candida dubliniensis CD36 chromosome 2, complete sequence genome contains a region encoding:
- a CDS encoding subunit alpha of assimilatory sulfite reductase, putative (Similar to S. cerevisiae MET10) yields MAPHAIPVSSKTTSEVDVTSSSSFSLIKANPFGLTTDPQEIKDTTYTSATTIINQTLYSIASKIFSYETVGDENLLDSNIQLWLQYQRLNAYGIVPFYNKFQVRSGAANAILGYFTKNGTNGQPVSTLLGSNGLNYMRTALSSATADKLPLALNVSAIDFNQDSLVSNYGEALSVARTLSYPVFTPVDSNDALEIQHLAILNHFYSFFSGKPSVYLFDGPEFVKTFKKFENVLSSNDIFQLYQSLLDSATDEVSIDAAFNALNKVTGKNYSQFEYVGSENPKTVFVVYGTHQSTQLSQIVSKLDVGLVKVRVPVPFNQEKLVQVIPQSTKKLVVLSSSNDGLMADVTAGLFLGGRYHSLSLDEFNYPLDFKWTPITVTKLLNEFVSLDFEKIFPVVKPADEVLTANSSPEGSYLFWGKDNGIIVDTVEKLALSLSLDNSKSVAIRNMFDNGNGGGLFQSQIISTTGPIRAVDAADVVVIEDLSLLQYYDVLATAKPDASILYINHKSLTKEELIEKLPIEFKKDLAKNHNKLYAIDFSIIEKLDEANSATKGFSGEFLVQLAFWRSALPELGGFIVNKLLQANGNSFELLGTVLDNFINSVDENQGIKEIPVAPEWVDLKDEVKEAEEKKENETKEQEQDKEQVEVEESNELPFFPIETSFFANPRNPIEAVEEINNTGYKSLAQKITFPEAYNVSKDLRPDLPVKNFVVKVQENKRLTPTEYSRNIFHIEFDTTGTGLTYDIGEALGIHGRNNSEAVEEFLKFYNVDGDSLVEITNKDDSKIVEIRSARQALTETVDFLGKPPKRFYESLAEFATEEKEKAVLTKLASAEGAEELKKRQEVDFDSYFDILQEFKSARPSFEELIKIIAPLKRREYSIASSQRIHPNAVHLLIVVVDWVDTRGRLRYGHCSKYLSDLKIGDELVVSVKPSVMKLPPLSTQPIVMSGLGTGLAPFKAFIEEKIWQKQQGMEIGDIYLYLGSRHKKEEYLYGELWEAYKDAGVLTHIGAAFSRDQPEKIYIQDRIRQTIEELTDAIVTKNGSFYLCGPTWPVPDITACLEDIVRNGAKKNGEEIKDVAKVVEDMKEDGRYILEVY; encoded by the coding sequence TCATTAATCAAACACTTTATTCTATTGCTTCCAAGATCTTTAGCTATGAAACTGTTGGTgatgaaaatttattagattCCAACATCCAACTCTGGTTACAGTATCAAAGATTGAATGCGTATGGAATTGTTCCATTTTATAACAAATTCCAAGTTAGATCAGGTGCTGCCAATGCAATCTTAGGGTATTTCACTAAGAATGGCACTAATGGTCAACCAGTCTCTACTTTACTTGGATCAAATGGATTAAACTATATGAGAACAGCATTGTCGAGTGCTACTGCTGATAAATTACCATTGGCATTGAATGTTTCTGCTATTGATTTCAATCAGGATTCGTTGGTTTCAAACTACGGTGAAGCTTTGAGTGTTGCTCGTACTTTATCTTATCCTGTTTTCACTCCAGTTGATTCAAATGATGCCTTAGAAATACAACATTTAGCTATCttgaatcatttttattcatttttcagTGGTAAACCTTctgtttatttatttgatggTCCTGAATTTGTAAAAAcctttaaaaaatttgaaaatgtttTGTCTAGTAACGATATTTTCCAATTATACCAAAGCTTATTAGATTCAGCTACAGATGAAGTTTCTATTGATGCTGCTTTCAATGCCTTGAATAAAGTCACAGGAAAGAATTATTCTCAATTTGAATATGTTGGTAGTGAAAATCCTAAAACCGTGTTTGTCGTTTATGGTACTCACCAAAGTACCCAATTGAGTCAAATTGTCAGCAAATTAGATGTAGGGTTAGTTAAAGTTAGAGTTCCTGTTCCTttcaatcaagaaaaacTTGTCCAAGTTATTCCTCAATCAACCAAGAAATTAGTGGTGTTGTCTTCTTCTAATGATGGATTAATGGCTGACGTTACCGCTGGATTATTCTTAGGTGGTAGATATCATTCATTATCGCTTGATGAATTCAATTATCCTCTTGATTTCAAATGGACTCCAATTACTGttacaaaattattaaatgaatttgtcTCAttagattttgaaaaaattttcccTGTTGTTAAACCAGCAGACGAAGTGTTGACCGCCAACTCTTCACCTGAAGGTAGTTATTTGTTCTGGGGTAAAGATAATGgaattattgttgatactgttgaaaaattggcattatctttatctttagATAACAGCAAGAGTGTCGCCATTAGAAATATGTTTGATAACGGTAACGGAGGTGGATTATTTCAATCACAAATTATTTCTACCACAGGTCCAATTAGAGCCGTTGATGCAGCAGacgttgttgttattgaagATTTATCTCTTTTACAATATTACGACGTCTTAGCCACAGCAAAACCCGATGCTTCTATTTTGTATATTAATCATAAATCATTGACAAAggaagaattgattgaaaaattacctattgaattcaaaaaagaTTTGGCTAAAAACCACAACAAGTTGTATGCCATTGACTTctcaattattgaaaaattggatgAAGCTAATAGTGCCACTAAAGGATTTTCTGGTGAATTTTTGGTCCAATTGGCATTTTGGAGAAGCGCCTTACCTGAATTGGGTGGGTTCATCGTTAACAAATTATTGCAAGCCAATGGtaattcatttgaattgttaGGTACTGTTTTAGATAACTTTATCAATTCTGTTGATGAAAACCAAGGTATCAAAGAGATCCCAGTTGCTCCTGAATGGGTTGATTTGAAGGACGAAGTCAAAGAAGctgaagaaaagaaagaaaatgagACCAAAGAACAAGAGCAAGACAAAGAACaagttgaagttgaagaatcaaatgaattaCCATTTTTCCCCATTGAAACTTCCTTCTTTGCCAATCCAAGAAACCCAATTGAAGctgttgaagaaattaacAATACCGGTTACAAATCTCTTGCACAAAAGATTACTTTCCCTGAAGCTTATAATGTTTCTAAAGATTTGAGACCAGATTTGCCAGTTAAAAATTTTGTGGTAAAAGTTCAAGAAAACAAGAGATTGACTCCAACTGAATATTCAAGAAATATTTTCCACATTGAGTTTGATACTACTGGTACCGGGTTGACTTATGATATTGGTGAAGCATTGGGTATTCACGGTAGAAACAACAGCGAAGCagttgaagaatttttgaaattctaCAATGTTGATGGTGATTCACTTGTTGAAATCACCAATAAAGATGATAGCAAGATTGTTGAAATTAGATCAGCCAGACAGGCATTGACTGAAACAGTTGATTTCTTGGGTAAACCACCTAAAAGATTCTATGAATCATTAGCTGAATTTGCCactgaagaaaaagaaaaggcAGTCTTAACTAAATTGGCTAGTGCTGAAGGTGCTGAAGAGTTGAAAAAGAGACAAgaagttgattttgataGCTATTTTGACATTTTAcaagaattcaaatcaGCAAGACCAtcatttgaagaattgattaaGATCATTGCTCCTTTGAAAAGAAGAGAATATTCAATTGCTTCTTCACAAAGAATACATCCTAATGCTGTTCATTTGTTAATTGTTGTCGTTGACTGGGTTGATACAAGAGGAAGATTGAGATACGGTCATTGTTCAAAATACTTATCCgatttaaaaattggtGATGAATTGGTTGTTAGTGTTAAACCATCAGTTATGAAATTGCCACCATTATCCACTCAACCTATTGTTATGTCAGGGTTGGGTACTGGGTTAGCACCATTTAAAGcatttattgaagaaaagaTTTGGCAAAAACAACAAGGTATGGAGATTGGTGATATCTATTTGTACTTGGGATCAAGACACAAAAAGGAGGAATATCTTTATGGTGAACTTTGGGAAGCTTATAAAGATGCTGGAGTTTTAACTCATATTGGAGCAGCATTTTCAAGAGACCAACCAGAAAAGATTTATATCCAAGATAGAATCAGACAAACAATTGAGGAATTGACTGATGCTATTGTCACCAAAAACGGTTCGTTCTATTTGTGTGGACCAACATGGCCAGTACCAGATATCACTGCATGTTTGGAAGATATTGTTCGTAATGGAGCCAAAAAGAATggtgaagaaattaaagatGTTGCAAAAGTTGTTGAAGACATGAAGGAAGATGGTCGTTACATTTTAGAAGTCtattag